The Lemur catta isolate mLemCat1 chromosome X, mLemCat1.pri, whole genome shotgun sequence genome has a window encoding:
- the WDR13 gene encoding WD repeat-containing protein 13 isoform X2 — protein sequence MKLASQQRDDLPSVAQSSHPFCYGVAQHKRHEPESKAILAFTICRLKPQAFWQHPTPTTPRHAHTTGSSHHRRVRRPISHSKNWRTFQASLHGVICRLTLVPVALRHNPCAYKTAIREWVELEGWSLCSRVGSYCDSVRLRDSHALERIPIDSLCARQFFLVGGGHLAWSPRKGGDRRNGRQWSQCRPGGLKSWRQPRRWSPIPGYALGPEKGRRRAAGTRWVGNVKQGLLDGGGALPWRPGRGGVRSESLLCVIQTLPRKGRAGVMTMAPASGYARGGGRGMAAVWQQVLAVDARYNAYRTPAFPQFRTQYIRRRSQLLRENAKAGHPPALRRQYLRLRGQLLGQRYGPLSEPGSSRAYSNSIVRSSRTTLDRMEDFEEDPRALGARGHRRSVSRGSYQLQAQMNRAVYEDRPPGSVVPTSAAEASRAMAGDTSLSENYAFAGMYHVFDQHVDEAVPRVRFANDDRHRLACCSLDGSISLCQLVPAPPTVLRVLRGHTRGVSDFAWSLSNDILVSTSLDATMRIWASEDGRCIREIPDPDGAELLCCTFQPVNNNLTVVRLQGARSLRASMPGQEGSGSQSASVGWPRKSGTPPRPITAVLL from the exons ATGAAATTAGCTTCTCAGCAACGGGATGACCTACCATCCGTGGCACAGTCATCTCACCCCTTTTGTTATGGTGTCGCCCAGCACAAGAGACATGAGCCGGAATCTAAGGCTATTCTTGCTTTCACTATATGT AGACTCAAGCCTCAAGCTTTCTGGCAGCATCCAACTCCAACCACTCCCCGTCATGCACACACAACTGGCTCTTCACATCACAGGCGTGTCCGGAGGCCGATCAGTCACTCTAAGAACTGGAGAACTTTCCAGGCATCTCTGCAT GGAGTAATTTGCAGACTCACACTTGTCCCTGTGGCCCTTAGACATAACCCTTGTGCATACAAAACTGCCATTAGGGAGTGGGTAGAACTCGAGGGGTGGAGCCTCTGTTCCCGTGTTGGAAGCTACTGTGACTCAGTGCGCCTGCGAGACTCCCACGCCCTGGAAAGGATTCCTATCGATTCACTCTGCGCTCGGCAGTTCTTTCTGGTAGGAGGCGGCCATCTTGCCTGGAGCCCGAGAAagggaggagacagaaggaaCGGGCGACAGTGGTCTCAGTGCCGCCCCGGGGGCCTCAAGAGCTGGAGGCAGCCCCGGAGGTGGTCCCCGATCCCGGGCTATGCTCTTGGACCTGAGAAGGGAAGGCGGAGGGCGGCGGGGACAAGATGGGTGGGGAATGTCAAGCAAGGATTGCTAGACGGGGGAGGGGCGTTGCCATGGCGACCGGGGAGGGGCGGTGTCAGATCTGAATCGCTGTTGTGTGTCATCCAGACGCtgcccaggaagggcagggctggggtgatgACCATG GCTCCCGCGAGCGGATACGCCAGAGGAGGAGGCCGGGGAATGGCCGCGGTGTGGCAGCAAGTCCTAGCAGTGGACGCGAG GTATAACGCGTACCGCACACCAGCGTTTCCACAGTTTCGGACCCAGTATATCCGCCGGCGCAGCCAGCTGCTACGGGAGAATGCCAAGGCTGGGCACCCCCCAGCGCTGCGTCGGCAGTACCTGAGGCTTCGGGGGCAGCTGTTGGGCCAACGCTACGGGCCCCTCTCCGAGCCAGGCAGTTCTCGTGCTTATAGCAACAGCATCGTCCGCAGTAGCCGCACTACCCTTGACCGCATGGAG GACTTTGAGGAGGATCCTCGGGCCCTGGGGGCCCGTGGGCACCGCCGTTCCGTCAGCCGTGGCTCCTACCAGCTGCAGGCACAGATGAACCGTGCCGTCTATGAGGACAG GCCCCCTGGCAGCGTGGTGCCCACGTCAGCGGCAGAGGCTAGTCGAGCCATGGCCGGGGACACATCACTGAGTGAGAACTACGCCTTTGCGGGCATGTACCATGTTTTTGACCAGCACGTGGATGAGGCAG TCCCAAGGGTGCGATTCGCCAATGATGACCGGCACCGCCTGGCCTGCTGCTCGCTCGATGGCAGCATCTCCCTGTGCCAGCTGGTGCCCGCTCCACCCACCGTGCTCCGAGTGCTGCGGGGCCACACCCGTGGTGTCTCCGACTTCGCATGGTCCCTCTCCAATGACATCCTTGTGTCCACCTCACTGGACGCCACCATGCGCATCTGGGCTTCTGAGGACGGCCGCTGCATCCGGGAGATCCCTGACCCTGATGGCGCTGAACTGCTCTGCTGCACCTTCCAGCCCGTCAACAACAACCTCACTGTGGTCAGGCTCCAGGGTGCCCGCTCACTAAGGGCGAGCATGCCGGGTCAGGAGGGCTCAGGGAGTCAGAGTGCAAGTGTGGGATGGCCTAGGAAATCTGGAACCCCCCCCAGGCCCATCACAGCAGTCCTACTGTAG